The stretch of DNA AACAAACAGTGCAAGTACTCGTTGGAAATGCGCTTGATACGCTTCCGACTTTAGAAAATGCAGGAGAATCATTTGACGTTATTTTTATCGATGCGGATAAACAAAATAATCCCAAGTATTTAGAATGGGCATTACGATTAGCCAATGAAGGAGCACTTCTCATTGCAGATAATGTTGTGCGAAACGGAGAAGTGATTGATCAAAAAAGCGAGGATGAACGTATTCAAGGCTTGAGAGAGTTTGTGAATATGCTTGAAAATGAAGAGCGTATTGAATCTACTGCTATTCAAACAGTTGGCTCTAAAGATTATGATGGTTTTGTTATTGGGATAGTGAAGTGAGTTGGATTTGTCGCAGATGTTTACCGAACCTATTTATTACTATCTTGTTCTGATCAAGCGTAAGCTAATCTTTATATAGATTTATATTGTTCGACTTCAGAAATAACGAAAGATGTCGTTTTTCAATGGGGACCAATTATTGCTGGTGCACGGTTATTTGAGGCGGTCCCTTCTGAAAGGAAGCAACGATTAATAAATATCGTGAATGGGCTTTATCGGTAGTGTGGTATTTCTTACTCTATACGAAGAGAAAATACATAAGATGCTTCTCCTTGATCCCAATAACCGATGATTTCATAGATTATCTCTCCTTTATTCGTTAAATCTATAGAATCCGAAGAACTTACCACTTTATCATCCTTCCAAATTCTAACATCATAGTCATTAGGTTCAAGGTCAAAGTTTAATGTAACCTCAGAGTTTGTAGTTACGTTAGGTGAATGGAATTGTTTTGCTAATCTGGGTGGCCCTTCTTTATCTACCGTTGTATTTGTCATGGTCCCATCATTATTATCATATTCCCAACTGTATGTTCCTTGAATGGGTGAAATTGACTCATTACCAATATCGATTGATAAACGAGGCGGCTCCAGGAGTTGATTTTCTTTTGGATTTGAATGAGTGGGTTTATCAGTGGCTATCGTTTCTTCCACACATCCTATCAGGAAGAAGAAAGCGCAACATATGATCAATAAATAAAATGGCTTCATGATACACCTCCAATATATCTGTAAATTTACTATACCATAAGTAGTTAGAAAATTGGTTATATTTATAGGTTGAAGGGATCGGGTACACTGAAAGAAAACAAAAGGATGTGTAAACAATGGATCAACAACAGAACTTCCAACCTTTAGCAGAATCATTTTACCAAGTACCAACACTCGAACTAGCGAAGAATCTATTAGGTTGTATTTTAGTGAAACAAACAGAAGAAGGAACAAGTTCAGGGGTTATTGTAGAGACAGAGGCATATTTAGGGAATACAGACCGGGCTGCGCATGGTTACGGGAATCGCAGAACAAAACGGACAGAGATTCTCTATTCCAAACCAGGATATGCATATGTACATCTTATTCATAATCATCGTCTTATAAATGTAGTTAGTAGTATGGAAGGTGATCCTGAGAGCGTGTTAATTCGGGCAGTCGAGCCTTTCTCCGGTATAGATGAAATGCTTATGCGAAGGCCAGTGAAGAAGTTTCAGAACTTAACGAGTGGGCCAGGAAAATTAACACAAGCTATGGGGATATACATGGAGGATTACGGACATTTTATGTTAGCTCCTCCCTTATTTATATCGGAAGGAAAATCTCCCGCATCGGTGAAAACTGGAAGTCGAATCGGTATAGATAATACTGGTGAGGCAAAGGATTATCCTTATCGATTTTGGGTAGATGGCAATCCATTTGTATCAAGATAGAATGGAAAGGGGGTGCACACATAAAGGATTATATAAAAAAGGGATTCACATAATTATGTAGAATTAATTACGTAGATGTATTCATAGACATTAATATTTAAAGGAGGAAAAGAATGGATACGAAAGAAGTCTTATTAGCCCAAATGGACGCTTGTTTGGAAAATACATGGTTCGTATCGTTATCTCAATCTATACAAGGACTAACAGCAGAAGATGCAGATTGGAAACCTTCAGATGAAGTAAACTCTATACGAGAAATAGTGAATCATTTGATCTTTTATAATGAAAGACATTTAAACAGATTTAAGAACGTACCATCAGACAAAAAACAAGTTGAATCTACTTTTTTGAATAAAGATGGACTTACTTGGCATGATGCCCGAGAACGGATGACAAGGGGAATTGAAAACTGGCGAATAGAAATACAAAATGCAGATAGGAAGAAAGTGGAGGAGCAAGCTGAGGTAATTGCCCACTTAACAATACATATAACTTATCATACTGGTCAGATTATTTTCCTAAGGAAGTTACAAGGTAGTTGGAACACAGAAGATGGTGTGAAGGGGTAAAATTGATGAATGAAAAGCTGTGGCGAATTGGAACAACCTATATTCCGGTTAGTAATATAGAACTTTCTGTGAATTGGTATGTGGAGCAGTTAGGTGCACGGGTGAACTATCAAGATGATGATAAATGTATTCTAGATCTGGCAAATCAAAGCATTTTTCTTGTTAAGGCGCCGTCTGGACAGAGTGCTAATTTTATAGATTTAAATGGAGAAGAACATTTTTCGTTAACATTTGAAGTAGATGGAATTAATTCACTAGAATCATTACGAATTGAATTGGCAGAAGGTGATGTTCGTGTTGGTGAACTAGAAGATAGAGGTCATGCCGGGAGAAATTTCGTGTTTTATGATCCAGATGGCAATAAATTTGATGTGTGGAGTGAATTGAGTCCTGATTTTAAGGAAAAGTATAGCTTGGTGGAGAGGTGATTAGGACTGGATTTTTATTGGTTTGGCTTAATTTTTTGGATCTTTACTATTTCCGGATTTGTTTTGTTAATTGGCGCTTTATGGTTTAAAGAATGGAAGTTTTCATTTATAAGTGGCATGCTATTTTTATTTCCTGCATTATATTTTCTAGGTGCAGAGAATTGGCTTCGAGTTTTTGTACTTCTTCCTTTGTTTTCTTTTGGTCTAGCTTTTTTTCTATATCGAATGGTGATCGACCTAAGAAGTTAACGATGTTGCAAGCCGTACCTGAGGAAAGCATTCGTTTGCAACGGAAATCAAACGAGACAAGTTGCGGGTTTTATACTAAATATATTAATGATGAAGTTGATTCAGGTCTGATAATATTCAATTAATGGAGGGATTCAGATGGCAGAACAATATACAGTATTAGAAGGAGCAGAGTCATTTCATTTTGAAGGGAATCGTGTAGGCGTATTGGTTTCACACGGTTTTACGGGTACGACACAAAGTATGCGGCCGCTTGGGAAAGCATTTGCGGATGCTGGATATACTGTGTGTGGACCAAGATTGAAAGGACATGGAACGCACTATGAAGATATGGAGAAGACAACCTTTCATGATTGGATTCAATCGATTGAAGAAGGATATCAGTGGCTCCAAAAGCGATGTGACACCATTTACATGTGTGGCTTGTCAATGGGAGGAACATTATCTCTATATATGGCAGAAAAGTACAGTGGATTAAAAGGGATTGTTCTAATAAATGCAGCTATAGAAGTGCCGGATATGGAAACAGCGACTACTATGAAAGATACCCGATTTATTGATGCAATTGGTTCGGATATTAAAAAGCCGAATGTTCAAGAATTAGCATATGAAAAAACACCAGTTCAATCAATTCGAGAGATTGTAGGGCTCATGGAGCAGGTGCGATTAGATTTAAATAAAGTTACTTGCCCGACATTCATATTTGTATCGAATGAGGATCATGTTGTGCCGCCATATAATTCGGAGGTCATCTATAAGGAAATTCAATCTGAAGTGAAAGAAATAATTTCTCTAAAAGAAAGTTATCACGTGGCAACGCTGGATAATGACCAAGCTTATATTATTGAGAAAGCATTGGAGTTTATAAGTAAGCATTAGTTTGAGGGAGAAAATACAATGCCAAATGTTAATGGAATAAGTTTTGTAAATATCTTAATGATAGATGAATCTGATTTAGTGGAAATTCCTGAATTATCAGGTTCTTTTGCGATAATTGAATGTCGAAGTAAATATCTATTATGCTTTAATACGTTGAGAAAACAATGGGAATTACCTGCAGGGAAAAGAGAAAAAAATGAATCTCCAAAAGAATGTGCAATTAGAGAACTGTATGAAGAGACAAGTCAGTCCATAATGGATATGGCATTTATAGGAATATTAATTTCAAAAGATAAACTTGGGAAGGTTAAATATAATCCATTGTTTTACGCAAGAGTAGAAGAGCTTCAAACATTTATACCTAATAAAGAGACTTCAGGTTTGAAGCTCTGGGGTCAAGCAGATGAAATAAGTCCGATAGATCCTATTGATGAGAACCTTTTACAATGTATCTCTTCCCATATTAAGAAGACTATGTAGAAAGAAATTCCATTATCCTTCCACCATCTGAAGGTATGGAATTTCTCTGTTTTCTACAATTGCAATAAATATTTGCGTATCGGTTTCATAAATTTTTGTTCCTACAGGTAGTTTATTAGCAGTCCCGTTTTTGAAATCTTTAGCTTCATTCGATTGGGATGAAATCTCTCCAATTTCCTCACCAATAGTATATGTTTCTTCTTGAACCCATTCTATGTTTATAGCATTGGAAAAGACAGTATCTTCTAACAAGAAAATGTCTGCGTTTTCATTTTGGAGGAATTCATATGGAGTTGGGTTTTTAGTAACAGATTGTTCAGCTTTTGAACTACAACCGGTCAGAACAATTATTGAAACGAAGAGAATCATTACAAAGTAGCGCATGAATGTTTTTCCTCCTTAAGTAATTTTGATTTTCATTTGTATTCTATAGTATATCGGAAATTCCCTTTAAATGGTAATTATTAATTTGAGGAGGAGAAGTAATGAAAGATATAAAAAGTCGCATGGATGGAATAGAAGCAGCCAATAAAATAGTGGAGCAGCATTTCCCTGAGTGTACTGGATCGATCTTAGCAGGGAGTGTAGTGCGTGCGGAGGCAACAAATACTTCTGATCTTGATATCGTTATTTTTGATAAAAAATTGCCAGCAGCTTATCGAACTTCATTTCATGCTTTTGGGTGGCCAGTGGAAGCATTTGTTCATAATAGAGAATCATTCAAGTTTTTCTTTGAGTCAGACCGCAAGCGAGCTCGGCCTTCTTTGCCGGATATGGTAGCTAATGGAATAATTATTAAAAATGAAGATGGGGTAATAGATAAGATTAGGGGGGAAGCGAAGCAAATTTTAATGAATGGACCTGATAATTGGATGGAAGAAGAGGTTGATTTAAAACGTTACTTTATAACGGATGTATTAGATGACTTTATTGGCAGTGAAAATAGATCAGAGGAATTATTTATAATAAATAAGCTCGCTGATCTTGTAAGTGAATTTATTTTACGAACAGATAATCAATGGGTTGGAGAATCGAAAGGAATGTACCGTGCTTTACATATATATGATGCCAATCTAACGGATGAATTGATACAGAGCTTGGATGCTTTCTATCAACATAATGAGAAGAATTGCATGATTGAATTTGTGGATAGAATCCTAGAACCATTTGGTGGAAGGTTTTTTGAAGGATTTTCTATTGGGAAACCTGGGAAGTAATTAACAACTTGAATTACATTATCCCATAGATGAGTGCCCGAAATAAGAAGGACAAGCAAGAAATAGTAAGTCATAACGGTGATGAGTGCCCGGAATAAGAAAGATAAGCAAGAAATGGTAAGTCATAACGAAGATGAGTGCCCGAAATAAGAAGGACAAGCAAGAAATAGTCCCTCATGTAATTTAAAGCAAAGTTTAATCTCCTTGGAATTACGGTTTCTCTAAAAATGGCGGGAATAAATGGAATAACGAAATTCTTCATTTTTTTCTGAAAAATATGTTGATTTTTGACTAATTATGCGTTTATAATAATTAGCAATCACTCTACATTTTCAGACTTTGGACTATTCATATAGAGGTAGCCCTACTCACAGAGTGAATTTTCGAAATCATTAATTAATTTCTATCAAAAAAGGAGGGCTATTTCATGATCAGTAATCCACTGGTTGCTACAACACTTATTTTTGCACTAATTGCTCTAGGAGAATATATTTCTATTATTACAAGGGCAAGAGTTCCGATGTTGCTTACGGCGATGGTTGGATACCTCGTTTGTGTGTGGACAGGCATTTTTCCAACTGATTTGCTCGCAACTTCACAGTTCGCAGCGCTTGGGGCTATATTAGTTGGACCAGCAATTTTGCATATGGGGACGATGATTCCTTTTTCACTTTTAAAAAGCCAGTATAAAGCCGTACTTATTTCTTTAGGCGGACTGGTTGTGTCAGGTGCACTCGTATTAATTATCGTGAGCTTCATGTTTGATTATCCAACCGCAGTTGCGGGTGTGGGGCCATTAAGTGGAGGTATTGTAGCACTTATTGTTACTTCAGAAAGGTTATCAGAACTCGGTTTAACGAGTTTGGTCGTAATTCCAGCATTAGTTGTCGCTTTTCAAGGTGTACTAGGTATGCCTTTAGCACAGTATTTCTTGCGTAAGTATGCATTTACGATCCAAGAGAAAATAGATAACGGCACCTTTGTACCGATAAATCAAGAGGAAGCAAGTGCCACTAAGGAAACAGAGAAGCCAGAAGGACCAATTAGATCAAGTGCAACATTAAAACTGTTCTTTATATTTGTTGGGGCAGCTATCGGTATAGTGCTAGGAGAGTTAACACCAATACACTACAGTCTTTGGTGTCTGGCGATAGGTGTTGGGGGATTGAAATTAGGTATTTTCCAACATAAATCACTAGAAAAAGCCAATTCATTCAATATAACGATGATTGGAATTATCTTTGTCGTTATTGGAACCATGGCGGATGTTGGACCACAAGATGTGTTAAATAATTTACCTAGTATTATTGTTTTATTGTTACTTGGTACATTTGGTCTCTCGGTTGGCGGGTTTCTGGTATCTAAGTTGCTTAAATGGCATCCATATAAAGGAATGCCTGTCGCATTAACAGCATTATTTGGATTTCCAGCAGACTATATACTTTGTGAAGAAGTGAGCAGAAGTATTGCTCGTAATAAAGAAGAGGAACAGACTATTTTTGATGAAATTTTAACACCAATGTTAATCGGTGGATTTACTACAGTGACGGTAGCCTCTGTTGTAATCGCAGGAATATTAGTGGAAACATTATAATTTTTTGGGGGAGATATCATGACAACTT from Oceanobacillus iheyensis HTE831 encodes:
- a CDS encoding O-methyltransferase; protein product: MKNHSLWKNVDEYFEAKLLPDDKILNQTLDNNQAAGLPQIDVAPLQGKLLYLLTKMKSARQVLEIGTLGGYSSIWFAKAVTQNGKVISLEANQSHAEVARQNIENAGFKQTVQVLVGNALDTLPTLENAGESFDVIFIDADKQNNPKYLEWALRLANEGALLIADNVVRNGEVIDQKSEDERIQGLREFVNMLENEERIESTAIQTVGSKDYDGFVIGIVK
- a CDS encoding DNA-3-methyladenine glycosylase encodes the protein MDQQQNFQPLAESFYQVPTLELAKNLLGCILVKQTEEGTSSGVIVETEAYLGNTDRAAHGYGNRRTKRTEILYSKPGYAYVHLIHNHRLINVVSSMEGDPESVLIRAVEPFSGIDEMLMRRPVKKFQNLTSGPGKLTQAMGIYMEDYGHFMLAPPLFISEGKSPASVKTGSRIGIDNTGEAKDYPYRFWVDGNPFVSR
- a CDS encoding DinB family protein, with protein sequence MDTKEVLLAQMDACLENTWFVSLSQSIQGLTAEDADWKPSDEVNSIREIVNHLIFYNERHLNRFKNVPSDKKQVESTFLNKDGLTWHDARERMTRGIENWRIEIQNADRKKVEEQAEVIAHLTIHITYHTGQIIFLRKLQGSWNTEDGVKG
- a CDS encoding VOC family protein, whose product is MNEKLWRIGTTYIPVSNIELSVNWYVEQLGARVNYQDDDKCILDLANQSIFLVKAPSGQSANFIDLNGEEHFSLTFEVDGINSLESLRIELAEGDVRVGELEDRGHAGRNFVFYDPDGNKFDVWSELSPDFKEKYSLVER
- a CDS encoding alpha/beta hydrolase; this translates as MAEQYTVLEGAESFHFEGNRVGVLVSHGFTGTTQSMRPLGKAFADAGYTVCGPRLKGHGTHYEDMEKTTFHDWIQSIEEGYQWLQKRCDTIYMCGLSMGGTLSLYMAEKYSGLKGIVLINAAIEVPDMETATTMKDTRFIDAIGSDIKKPNVQELAYEKTPVQSIREIVGLMEQVRLDLNKVTCPTFIFVSNEDHVVPPYNSEVIYKEIQSEVKEIISLKESYHVATLDNDQAYIIEKALEFISKH
- a CDS encoding NUDIX domain-containing protein, with protein sequence MPNVNGISFVNILMIDESDLVEIPELSGSFAIIECRSKYLLCFNTLRKQWELPAGKREKNESPKECAIRELYEETSQSIMDMAFIGILISKDKLGKVKYNPLFYARVEELQTFIPNKETSGLKLWGQADEISPIDPIDENLLQCISSHIKKTM
- a CDS encoding nucleotidyltransferase domain-containing protein; this encodes MKDIKSRMDGIEAANKIVEQHFPECTGSILAGSVVRAEATNTSDLDIVIFDKKLPAAYRTSFHAFGWPVEAFVHNRESFKFFFESDRKRARPSLPDMVANGIIIKNEDGVIDKIRGEAKQILMNGPDNWMEEEVDLKRYFITDVLDDFIGSENRSEELFIINKLADLVSEFILRTDNQWVGESKGMYRALHIYDANLTDELIQSLDAFYQHNEKNCMIEFVDRILEPFGGRFFEGFSIGKPGK